The DNA region GTTCTTTTGTCGTATAAGTTGCATCTTGAAAAGTGAAAATCTGATTGGATCTCAACTCTATTCCTCTTTCCATACCTGTGGAATCTGGTCTATCTGGTGGCATATCGCGTTGAGTTCTTCCTTGATCACTGTAAGATAATGACGTTACAACCTTCGTTAATGTATTACACAAAagagatttataataattacttttttaaagaagTTCTGCCAGATTTCACTGTTCAATGGTCTCATTATCCaacgtaaattttttttagattaatgTCTGTCGAAGTACATTTGCTCGATGCATCCCAATTACCTGTAACCTGGGTACGCATCGTCGAGATCATTATGCTCGAAGTATCAAATAATAtcctaattttctttcgtctttcccTTATAACAATGAAAAGAAGCTTAACATTATAACAATGTGACACTGcgtgtaaaaatattactatatcgATACTACTATTTAAGCGCTTACAATGATATAagttttcttaaattatttataagaatatataatataagtacaaAGAAAAGTGtttcatatttaatgaaatacaaaattaatgttaatattaatattaatatatatatacacatatatatacatattttatatatatatgacgtgtgtatgtatgtatgttaatgTATGTATGACGTATGTTGTGcgtgttgtgtgtgtatatatatatatatgtatgtatgttacatgatacgtacgtatggtctatatgtgtatgtatatgtatgtattcatgtacgtatatatgtacaggtatacgatgtatgtatatgtttataatagttctaaaaaaagttaatgtcgctaataaaagaatacaatgtaataacgaaaaacacacaataaaattttgatagaCTTATATTGTTCAGattcttaaaattaataatcatcaatattgaaaaagaaagtaaattgtTGTGTATACAAAAGTGTCACATCCTTACAACCTTGCCGCGACGTATTACTTCAGCATTTCTattgtaatcttttttattgtcttgctagataaaaaatatatcaaaaggTCAAGTGAAATTGACATAAGTCTCTTATTTATGTTCGAgcgtaattaattcttttttgtaaaagcTTCGTTTCATCGGTGGCGACATCGTGtatatcgaaagagagagagagaaaaagagacagagagagatatagaaagagagagagagagagagagagagagagagagagagaaaagagagagaaagagagagagagaaaaagagagagaacgtgcgTGAGTAGCAAAATTGAAATTTCCGCGCACAGGACACGCACACCTAGCCTCGAACCCAAAGTACCCACGACGACATCGTCATTTGTTTATCCACTAACAAGCGACAAAATGGCCGTGCTATCGAGAACACATTGCACCGAACGATGCGTACGTCGACGAAATCGATGCAGTTCTCACAACTAGCCACATTACAAGCACGCGAAACTGCAATATGATAGACAAATAATTAGATCCCATGCGAATATCATCCGTGTTGgctccttttttttacaaacactCGCgcaatatttatcatatagaAAAAATGGCGTCTGCTCTAATAGTCAAGCTCAACGTGATTTTCACAATAAAAACGGCAACATCATGTAAGAAGGAAGATGCATTTTTACTCATCGTAACCTCGTCCAACGGGTGACACGCATTAAATGCCGACCGCATTTAAATTCGCACTGCACTAACATGGATACGTAAGACGTATTTTATGGGAACTGTATTTCGCATTCGATCCTCGTATCGAGGCCGTTGCGTTAGAGAACAAATCTTTTTCTACGCGAGAAATCttcattcgaataaaaaaaaagctccTCTTCTAAAATTTGCCATTCCAATAGGTGATAGTTAAGAGATTGCACTAGAGCAAAACGTGCAACTGCCTATTCTGTTACTTGTTGAATTCAAATATGGAGTTGATAATGGTTACGAAACTCGAACAAATACGAACGATCTTCACGATACCGCTTACGCACGGTGTCAGCCTTTAGTCCTTCATCAAGTACAATGTTAACGAACAGATCGTGGCTTTGAATAAATTCAACAGAGACTACAATCTGCGAAGTAAGAGATTACGAAGAGATCTTTTTTCTGGCCACCATATTTTGTGTTTTTCTACACACACAAATGTTTTATAACGCTACGATCTTTCGAATACGATACTTCTATCTTCATCAccaatgataattaattccTTCGTAAAACGTGCCTTCCTTCTCGCGAATTTTGatgattttctctttcgaatagCAGAGAGAATTGTACAATGATCAAAAACGATATCTTGCATGTTGTcacgtttttaaatataaatttagatTTTCTACGTcattgttttgtttcgttgtTTAATATGAAATGTGATACTTAATCgtataaaatgaaagtaaCACTCACGTATCTTGGTAGACAGACGACAGTCTCGGTTGATTTTCTAAAGACGGGCATCTCAAGCACGCACTACACAACACCCAGCTGATCAAGGCGCCATATTTTGACGTCATCACATGGTTATGCGAACATTGCGCTCTATATTTTCGAGAAATAATATCTCGACTGCGATATATCGCCCGCGAAACTCAATAGTCGTACTTTGTTAAGCGTTTTTAAGATCttactattttaatattctttattattctgtAGTTTCCTTATAGTTATTTTAATCTGTTCAAGgtattcttaaaaaatgtaCGGTAGATGATATCAATTCGATTACAATAACTaacatctttatttttttcaacaaactataatcattttctaattttctctttctcatttattcattaattttttttttctttactcaaTATTCAATTTCTACAATTCtagaatattacaaatatttataaattctaattgATCGCGCGAAGATTTAAAATAACTCATTTAAGATCGACGCGCCATCTGGTGTGGAAGAATCTATCCTTGGTTGACAAGAGTTTGGAAAGTTTCTCTACCAAGCGGAAGAATGGCGGAAGAGTGAGTAACCTTACTGTCTTAAAAATATCCGATATCATCGGgacatatacattttatttttacttgaaATTATGATCAAAATAACGAGAAatgatatatcaattatttctatattatattttattagtttctTGCAAATATACAAAGAAGAATGTATCGCCAACGTGTAACCTATGTATCGCGAAGCAAATATCacgttgatattatttaaaaaatttactttaacTTTagtaatacaataattttttcttgtgaaaaatatacttaatcCAATTGAATACATGTGTTATAGATAGTTGTTCGTAAAATCATGATTTCATTgatgaaaatattacgatatgTAATTTGTTTGTAAAGTTAATTTATTCGTACGATAATATACatcgttttttaatatattaactttaacatatgtagaaagaaagaaactactGCAGCTAAAAAGCTTCCGGCAGTACCAGAATCGGTACTGAAAAGAATAAGACGACGCGAATCGGTAAAAGCTGCACGTTTACAAACATCTATTAAGGTAAGCAATAACATAacatttcataagaaataattgtttcattgaattcatttgattttatGTCACGTTCAATAAGAAATTGTTAttctcatttaaatatataatataatatttgataacataaccatttacttttattttagcaACGTGCAAATCGTTATAAGAAGAGGAAGGTTATCTTCAAGAGAGCTGAAAATTATGTTAAGGAATatagaacaaaagaaagagatgaaattaGATTAATCAGACAAGCAAAAAATCGTGGAAATTATTACATTCCTGGTGAAGCAAGATTAGCCTTTGTCATTCGTATACGAGGGTtagtacaattttttatagatatgtacatatgtttgttactataaaatattattttatcgaattttttgtaGTGTTAATCAAGTTGCGCCAAAAGTACGTAAAGTACTTCAGCTCTTCCGTTTGAAGCAAATCAACAATGGCGTATTCGTAAAACTGAATAAGGCTACCATAAATATGCTTCGCATCGTGGAACCATACATAACTTGGGGATATCCAAATTTGAAGTCTGTTAGAGAATTGATTTACAAACGTGGTTTTGCTAAAGTTAACCGGCAACGTATTCCTATTACGAGCAACAGTATCATCGAGAAAAAGCTTGGTTAGTATGATTCacatatgataataaaaacaaattttatatatatacatacatattgacAAGTCCATGGAAGTATGTATCCGGTACATGCTTCCTTCCATATTGTCATAAattaaatagtattttttGGTACAATTGttggtatatatttaatatgcaGTTTCTAAGAAATACTAacatgtttataatatattttatatattttttttatataagtgGATAAtggataaattatatttaacaacTGTATATTTTATAGGTCGCTCAGGAATTATCTGCATGGAAGACTTGATCCATGAGATATTTACAGTAGGACCAAAGTTTAAATATGCAAGCAATTTCTTATGGCCTTTTAAGGTATGATAATTAACTAGTTAATGTGACAACTTCTactttattgatttttctttcttttttttttcttccattctatttttatttgcaaaaatattttggaacggatctttttattaattatactgCGACATAGGCATGGTTATAAGAcatctatttttgttttattacctCCTTCTATGTCGAAAAATAACAGGAGTATAGACCCATTGAGATTTATactatattgtattatttcaaGACTAACTCCCacaatattttactttcttttatttttatatatttatatatctgttttAACTTAACGTATTCGCATTTCATTTTTCCAGCTGAATACTCCTAACGGTGGATGGCGTAAGAAAACTAATCATTATGTAGAAGGTGGAGACTTTGGAAATCGCGAAGACAAAGTTAATGAGCTTCTCAGGAGAATGGTTTAAGACTATAACCTTGATAAATAAAACCTTATAATCATTAAACAgagtatatttctttcatatcaCAGCGTATttaaaacttataaaataGTTGCATACtgacattaaaaattttcttaaaaaagataagtatATTGaaagtatacacatatacttcggttcttatataaaatatctacaatagaataaataaattctaaaaattaacaaagtaATAAATTGACTACAGAATTCTAGTATTATACACTACAGAAATATTCTAAGTATTATACGGTAAACGCAAAACTgattcagttttttttttttttataaattatctaagtatacatttattttgcTACTT from Vespula vulgaris chromosome 8, iyVesVulg1.1, whole genome shotgun sequence includes:
- the LOC127065824 gene encoding 60S ribosomal protein L7, with translation MVMRTLRSIFSRNNISTAIYRPRNSIVVLYRRAIWCGRIYPWLTRVWKVSLPSGRMAEEKKETTAAKKLPAVPESVLKRIRRRESVKAARLQTSIKQRANRYKKRKVIFKRAENYVKEYRTKERDEIRLIRQAKNRGNYYIPGEARLAFVIRIRGVNQVAPKVRKVLQLFRLKQINNGVFVKLNKATINMLRIVEPYITWGYPNLKSVRELIYKRGFAKVNRQRIPITSNSIIEKKLGRSGIICMEDLIHEIFTVGPKFKYASNFLWPFKLNTPNGGWRKKTNHYVEGGDFGNREDKVNELLRRMV